One part of the Marinobacter sp. MDS2 genome encodes these proteins:
- a CDS encoding 5-formyltetrahydrofolate cyclo-ligase has translation MNTLSRTDLRKQLRSRRNNLSFEQQQQASEHLALNLLRHPDLYRAKHIGIYLANDGEIDPHLFIDLGRRKNIHFYLPVLHPVYPGKLVFSPYYDGAVLVPNRFGIPEPPFPEARRRPAWSLDAVLFPLVGFDEQGGRLGMGGGFYDRTFAFSRVRPAMAPKLIGLAHDFQRVESLPIEPWDVPLHGVVTDRRCYQFRR, from the coding sequence TTGAACACCCTTTCCAGAACCGATCTCCGCAAACAACTGCGCAGCCGGCGCAACAATCTCTCTTTCGAACAACAGCAACAAGCCTCAGAGCATCTCGCACTGAATCTGCTTCGTCATCCCGATTTATATCGCGCCAAACACATTGGCATCTATCTCGCCAATGATGGCGAAATCGATCCTCATTTGTTCATTGATCTGGGGCGGCGCAAGAACATTCACTTTTATTTACCGGTGTTGCATCCGGTTTACCCCGGCAAATTGGTGTTCAGCCCCTATTACGACGGCGCGGTACTGGTTCCCAACCGATTTGGGATACCCGAACCCCCGTTCCCGGAAGCGAGGCGCAGGCCTGCGTGGTCATTGGATGCGGTTCTGTTTCCGCTGGTGGGCTTTGATGAACAAGGCGGTAGATTGGGTATGGGCGGCGGTTTCTATGACCGCACCTTTGCGTTTAGCAGAGTTCGGCCGGCGATGGCGCCCAAGCTGATCGGGCTTGCCCATGACTTTCAAAGAGTGGAATCGTTACCGATCGAACCGTGGGATGTGCCTCTGCACGGGGTTGTGACGGATAGGCGGTGTTATCAGTTCCGGCGATAG
- the ilvA gene encoding threonine ammonia-lyase, biosynthetic, with amino-acid sequence MATGTIMPQRYIKKILDARVYDIAIETPLTEARSLSARFGNNIMLKREDLQPVFSFKIRGAYNRIAQLSDEQKAKGVICASAGNHAQGVAMSAKKLGIKATIVMPQTTPDIKVKSVRERGAKVVLKGDAFDEAAAHAQELIAKHGYTYIPPYDDPDVIAGQGTVAMELMWQFSQPLHAVFIPVGGGGLIAGMAAYIKYLRPDIKVIGVEPEDSNCLQAAMAAGERVVLEEVGIFADGVAVKQIGEEPWNICKDTVDEVITVSTDEICAAIKDVFEDTRSIAEPAGALSVAGIKKYIEREQLEGENLAGVLSGANMNFDRLRYISERTEIGEKREAVLAVTIPEQPGAFKTFIKALHKRSITEFNYRYADDQQAVIFVGIQIQAGGLGREELLQDLREIGYSVTDLTDSDIAKQHIRHLVGGHAPSITNEVVYQFEFPERPGALLKFLMSLGTRWNISLFHYRNHGAAYSRVLLGAQVNPEETSAFEDMLEKVGFRYENMTDNEAYRLFLGAGNRKSD; translated from the coding sequence ATAGCAACCGGAACCATCATGCCGCAACGTTACATCAAGAAGATCCTCGATGCGCGAGTCTACGACATCGCCATCGAAACACCGCTCACTGAAGCCCGTAGTTTGTCTGCACGTTTTGGCAACAATATTATGCTCAAGCGTGAAGACCTGCAGCCGGTGTTTTCCTTCAAGATTCGTGGCGCGTACAACCGGATTGCGCAGCTTTCAGACGAGCAAAAAGCCAAGGGCGTGATTTGTGCGTCTGCCGGTAACCACGCTCAGGGCGTGGCCATGTCAGCGAAAAAGTTGGGCATCAAAGCGACCATCGTGATGCCGCAAACCACGCCGGACATCAAAGTGAAATCGGTCCGCGAGCGGGGCGCCAAAGTGGTGTTGAAAGGCGATGCCTTTGACGAAGCCGCCGCGCACGCCCAGGAATTGATTGCCAAACACGGTTATACCTATATCCCGCCTTACGACGATCCGGACGTAATTGCCGGGCAGGGCACCGTGGCCATGGAGCTGATGTGGCAGTTTTCCCAGCCGTTGCACGCCGTGTTTATCCCGGTTGGTGGCGGTGGTCTGATCGCCGGCATGGCTGCTTACATCAAATACCTGCGCCCCGATATCAAAGTCATCGGTGTCGAACCGGAAGACTCTAATTGCTTGCAGGCCGCCATGGCCGCAGGCGAGCGCGTGGTGTTGGAAGAAGTGGGCATCTTCGCCGATGGCGTTGCGGTTAAGCAGATTGGTGAAGAGCCTTGGAATATCTGCAAAGACACCGTCGATGAAGTGATCACCGTCAGCACCGATGAAATCTGCGCGGCCATTAAAGACGTGTTCGAAGATACCCGTTCGATCGCTGAACCGGCCGGTGCGCTGTCGGTGGCCGGTATCAAAAAATACATCGAGCGGGAGCAGTTGGAAGGCGAAAATCTGGCTGGCGTACTCAGCGGCGCCAACATGAACTTCGACCGCTTGCGTTATATCTCCGAACGAACGGAAATCGGTGAAAAACGCGAAGCCGTCCTGGCCGTGACCATCCCGGAGCAACCCGGCGCGTTCAAAACCTTTATCAAAGCGTTGCACAAACGCAGCATCACCGAGTTTAACTACCGCTACGCGGATGATCAGCAAGCGGTGATCTTCGTGGGGATCCAGATCCAGGCAGGTGGACTGGGCAGAGAAGAGCTGCTGCAAGACCTGCGCGAAATCGGCTATTCCGTCACCGACCTCACCGACAGCGACATCGCGAAACAGCATATTCGTCACCTGGTCGGCGGCCACGCGCCCTCGATCACCAACGAAGTAGTGTATCAGTTCGAATTCCCCGAACGCCCGGGTGCGTTGCTGAAATTCCTGATGTCACTCGGCACCCGCTGGAACATTTCCCTGTTCCATTACCGCAACCATGGCGCTGCCTATAGCCGTGTGCTGCTTGGCGCTCAGGTGAACCCTGAAGAAACCTCGGCATTTGAAGATATGCTGGAGAAAGTTGGTTTCCGCTACGAGAACATGACAGACAACGAAGCCTACAGACTGTTCTTGGGGGCGGGTAACCGCAAGTCCGATTAA
- the rpiA gene encoding ribose-5-phosphate isomerase RpiA, which produces MTQDELKKAVAKAAMDHIAPHLNRKSVIGVGTGSTANFFIDFLADYKNEFDGAVASSEATAERLKGHGIPVYDLNAIDELEYYVDGADETNERLALIKGGGAALTREKIVAAVAKTFICIADESKKVDILGAFPLPVEVIPMARSHVGREIVKLGGDPVYRDGVTTDNGNIIIDIHNMDISRPIQVEERINNIVGVVTNGLFARRPADLLLLGTSEGVKSIPRQDN; this is translated from the coding sequence ATGACTCAGGACGAACTCAAAAAAGCCGTGGCAAAAGCCGCCATGGATCATATTGCCCCACACCTGAACCGCAAGAGCGTTATCGGGGTCGGTACCGGCAGCACCGCCAACTTCTTTATCGATTTTCTGGCCGATTATAAAAACGAGTTTGACGGGGCCGTCGCCAGCTCCGAAGCTACCGCAGAGCGCTTGAAGGGGCACGGCATCCCGGTATACGACCTGAACGCGATCGACGAACTGGAATACTACGTAGACGGTGCCGATGAAACCAACGAACGGTTAGCGCTCATCAAAGGCGGCGGCGCAGCGCTTACTCGTGAAAAAATCGTCGCAGCGGTCGCCAAAACCTTCATCTGCATCGCCGACGAATCGAAAAAAGTGGATATCCTGGGCGCGTTTCCCCTGCCCGTTGAAGTCATCCCCATGGCTCGCAGCCACGTTGGCCGCGAGATCGTAAAACTCGGCGGTGACCCGGTGTATCGTGACGGTGTCACCACCGACAACGGCAACATCATCATCGACATCCACAACATGGACATCTCGCGCCCGATTCAGGTGGAAGAACGCATCAACAACATCGTCGGCGTGGTCACCAACGGCCTGTTCGCTCGCCGTCCGGCTGACTTGTTGTTACTGGGCACCAGCGAAGGCGTAAAGAGCATTCCTCGCCAAGACAACTGA
- a CDS encoding acyl-CoA dehydrogenase family protein, which translates to MSDYFNETHEQVRLTARKFIQTHARPYIDQWEEAGEFPRDIYQKAGEAGLLGIGFPEALGGIGEGDIFMKVAASEELMRSTSGGFVASLGSLDIGLPPVAKWARQEIQEQIVPPVLRGEKISALAITEPGGGSDVANIKTRAVRDGDHYIVNGSKTFITSGTRADHYTVAVRTGGEGHAGISLLLIDRDMPGFSNGKKLRKMGWWASDTAELFFEDCRVPADRLIGAENAGFIAIMSNFLAERLSLSIMAYMTAQLAYEAALDYTRERQAFGRTVSGFQVTRHKLVDMATQIDIAREYTYRCAALMQAGKKPIKQVAMAKNFSVDVCEKVTREAVQLFGGMGYMRESVVDRLYRDAKILSIGGGTTEIMKELIAKQIRL; encoded by the coding sequence GTGTCGGATTATTTCAACGAAACCCACGAACAGGTGCGCCTGACCGCTCGCAAATTCATCCAAACCCACGCTCGACCTTATATCGACCAATGGGAAGAAGCCGGTGAGTTCCCGCGGGACATCTATCAAAAAGCCGGAGAGGCTGGCCTTCTCGGCATCGGATTTCCGGAAGCACTTGGTGGAATCGGTGAAGGCGACATCTTCATGAAAGTGGCCGCCTCCGAAGAGCTGATGCGTTCCACCTCCGGCGGTTTCGTGGCCAGCCTGGGCTCCCTCGACATCGGCTTGCCGCCCGTCGCCAAATGGGCCAGGCAAGAAATTCAGGAGCAAATCGTACCCCCGGTACTGCGCGGTGAGAAAATCTCTGCCCTTGCCATCACCGAACCCGGCGGCGGCTCCGACGTCGCCAACATCAAAACCCGCGCGGTACGCGATGGCGACCACTACATCGTCAATGGCAGCAAAACCTTCATCACCAGCGGCACCCGTGCCGACCACTACACCGTTGCCGTGCGCACCGGCGGCGAAGGCCATGCGGGCATCAGCCTGCTGCTGATCGACCGCGACATGCCCGGCTTCTCCAATGGCAAAAAACTGCGCAAAATGGGCTGGTGGGCCAGCGACACCGCCGAACTCTTCTTCGAGGACTGCCGAGTCCCCGCCGACCGACTGATCGGCGCCGAAAACGCCGGCTTCATTGCCATCATGAGCAACTTCCTGGCCGAACGCCTGAGCCTGTCCATCATGGCCTACATGACCGCCCAGCTGGCCTACGAAGCAGCACTGGACTACACCCGAGAACGCCAGGCGTTCGGCCGCACCGTCTCGGGCTTCCAGGTAACCCGCCACAAACTCGTCGACATGGCCACCCAGATCGACATCGCGCGGGAATACACCTACCGCTGCGCGGCACTGATGCAAGCGGGCAAAAAACCCATCAAACAAGTGGCCATGGCGAAAAACTTCTCCGTGGACGTCTGCGAAAAAGTCACCCGCGAAGCCGTGCAACTGTTCGGAGGCATGGGCTACATGCGGGAATCCGTGGTCGATCGCCTGTACCGAGACGCCAAGATCCTCTCCATCGGCGGCGGCACCACCGAGATCATGAAAGAACTGATTGCCAAACAGATCAGACTGTAG
- the ppa gene encoding inorganic diphosphatase, which translates to MQFDNIPAGKNPPEDIYVAIEIPANSSPVKYELDKDMGALLVDRFMATPMFYPANYGFIPHTLADDGDPLDVLVVTPYPIQAGSVIRCRPVGVLNMEDEAGGDAKLVAVPHDKLTTIYHDVKEIDDLPELLRDQIRHFFENYKTLEPGKWVKVQGWGNAAEAKQAIVDSVNAYKG; encoded by the coding sequence ATGCAATTCGACAACATCCCAGCGGGCAAAAACCCGCCAGAAGACATCTACGTAGCCATCGAAATCCCGGCCAACAGCTCCCCGGTCAAGTACGAACTCGACAAAGACATGGGCGCCCTGCTGGTAGACCGCTTCATGGCCACCCCCATGTTCTACCCGGCCAACTACGGCTTCATCCCTCACACCCTGGCTGACGACGGCGACCCGCTGGACGTACTGGTTGTCACCCCATACCCGATCCAGGCCGGCTCTGTTATTCGTTGCCGCCCGGTTGGCGTACTGAACATGGAAGACGAAGCCGGTGGCGACGCCAAGCTGGTTGCGGTACCGCACGACAAGCTGACCACCATCTACCACGATGTGAAAGAAATTGACGACCTGCCAGAACTGCTGCGCGACCAGATTCGTCACTTCTTCGAGAACTACAAAACTCTCGAGCCGGGCAAGTGGGTAAAAGTACAAGGCTGGGGCAACGCTGCCGAAGCCAAGCAAGCCATCGTAGACTCGGTTAACGCCTACAAAGGCTAA
- a CDS encoding DUF2333 family protein, whose amino-acid sequence MPGKIRQYFKDKKEDVQDYTGGSGVIGKFILALLVVYLLITIVLGVIWSSEPDSFSVREHTRTLASSMDREPVAGFATTATMIRLAETLLDKPGGYISNDIFPPGLWMDNMPNWEYGVLVQLRDLSRSLRKDISRSQSQSAEDPDLIIAEPQLHFDSESWAIPSTENEYRRGINALKRYLNRLSDPEQSNAQFFARADNLNNWLADLETRLGSLSRTLSESVGKASVSESLSNMEDGDPLSEAISGEDVKTDWTKIDDVFYEARGTAWALLHIFRAMEVDFRKVLQDKNAMASVQQIIIELEGTQESMWSPVILNGSGFGLLANHSLTMAAYLSRANAAISDMRDLLSRG is encoded by the coding sequence ATGCCAGGCAAAATCAGACAGTATTTCAAGGACAAGAAAGAAGATGTTCAGGATTACACCGGAGGCAGCGGCGTAATCGGAAAGTTTATCCTGGCGCTGCTGGTGGTGTACCTGCTGATTACCATTGTGTTGGGGGTCATCTGGAGCAGTGAGCCAGACAGCTTCTCGGTAAGGGAGCATACCCGCACCTTGGCCAGTTCGATGGATCGTGAACCGGTAGCCGGGTTTGCCACCACCGCCACCATGATTCGTTTGGCGGAGACGCTTCTGGATAAGCCGGGCGGCTACATCTCGAATGATATCTTCCCTCCCGGGCTTTGGATGGACAACATGCCAAACTGGGAATACGGCGTGCTGGTTCAGCTCCGGGATTTGTCCCGCTCGCTTCGCAAAGACATCAGCCGGTCGCAAAGCCAGTCCGCGGAAGATCCGGACCTGATCATTGCCGAACCCCAGTTACACTTTGACAGTGAAAGCTGGGCGATTCCGTCCACCGAAAACGAATACCGCCGCGGTATCAATGCGCTCAAGCGGTATCTGAATCGTTTGTCGGATCCTGAACAAAGCAATGCCCAGTTTTTTGCTCGTGCTGACAATTTGAACAATTGGCTGGCGGATCTGGAAACGCGTTTGGGCAGCTTGTCCCGAACCCTGAGTGAAAGTGTGGGCAAGGCGTCGGTTAGCGAATCCCTGTCGAATATGGAAGACGGAGACCCGCTGTCTGAAGCGATCAGTGGCGAGGATGTGAAAACAGATTGGACCAAGATCGACGATGTGTTCTACGAGGCCCGTGGCACCGCGTGGGCTTTGCTGCACATTTTCCGTGCGATGGAAGTGGATTTCCGGAAGGTGCTGCAGGACAAGAATGCGATGGCGAGTGTGCAGCAGATCATCATCGAGTTGGAGGGCACGCAGGAGTCTATGTGGAGCCCGGTGATTCTGAATGGCAGTGGCTTTGGTTTATTGGCAAACCACTCGTTGACGATGGCGGCGTACTTGTCGCGGGCGAACGCAGCGATCAGCGATATGCGGGATTTGTTGTCGCGGGGTTAA